In the Salmo trutta chromosome 13, fSalTru1.1, whole genome shotgun sequence genome, ATTGACTTAGTATTGGTGGGACCTGTGTAGACAGTCTGACTGCATCCAATTCTCTTTCCTTTTCCCGCATCAGAAGTAAGCCAGTAATTCAAGACCCATATGATGATAGTTTGCATGGCCTCCAGTCAAGGGAAGAAACAAGTGTATGAAGAGCATAGTTTAGTGTATAGCTCAGCCCACCCCTTCATTAGGTGTTGGATTACAGTGGCCATGATTTGCTCATTATAACGACCAATGAATGTTTCACCTCATAAGTTCAGAGCCATGTGATATCATTGCAGTTTGATTAACAGCTGTTGATTCTTGAACACACCCCAGAAGTTGCGTTTGGTCCATAAATGTTCAACCACAGATGGTGCGGTCCGTCCAAAAGCCAGCCAATAGCATCAAGCGTTGTCACCGTAGAGAAGGAAAAAAAATCCTGACAGTCGCCATGATGCTTGTTTTCTCCCTGTGATACAGCAGCGGAAACGAGTGAAGCAAGTAGAAACAAAAGAGCACGCACACGTCCTCGGGAGTTGGTATGCGTTTGCAGGTAAAGATTATCAACACAGGCGACGAGTTTATTTGGATGAGACAGATCTACAACTCATGTTTCAAATTACTACTGCGTGGAAATTACCTTACCTAGCTATATGAAGTCGGACAGGTTAGGAAAATGTGGCTATCTAGCTTTCAGCGGGGGTTTGCTAGTTAGCCATAACAAGtgagttagctagttaacgtttgCTTTTGCTCATTCAGCCTTGCTAATGTGTTATGGTCAGCTATAAAATAATTACGCGAACGTTATCTTAATTCATTGGTTAGCTAACTATCATTCTCGCGAAGTTATTCGGTATTAATGACCgttggctaacttgctagctagcccCTAGCTAAAATGTTAGGCCAGTTAGCTATTGTTTTCCTGACTTTATGCCTTCAACGCGCCGCTCAATTAGCTAGCTAGACAGCCAATTTGTTATAATTAGCTGGTGATTGTGGTTATTGCTTTGTGCGGCCTGGTGTGTAGCTAGTTAACTTATGTCATGCCATGAGTATTACATAAATACAACTGTACTGAAATCACTGGGTGGTAATCTGTAATGCAATACATTCTCATGACATTGTAACTGAGTTACTAATTTCAGAAATAATTATCTGCCAGCCAATAATAGCCACATCTTTCTTGAGCCTCATTTCCAGAAGTTGTCAAACTCAAGTGACATCCTCTTGAAAAGTTACAAGGATGTCCTGAATGGCCGGCCTGTGCATGTTTGTAAAGTAGCACTAGTAAAGTCATTCATAAAAAATGGCAGCTTTGGCCAATGCTTACCTCAAAGTGTTTGACATGTATTTTATCAGTAGATAATGTTCATAGTAACTAAACTTTTTCTACACAGTGTTACAGCAGGAATGCCCAAAGAAAAATATGACCCGCCAGACCCCAGGCGGATGTACACCATCATGTCAACTGAGGAGGCAGCCAATGGAAAGAAGTCTTACTGGCCTGAGCTGGAAATCACTGGTGAGCACGGCAGGGGGTGGCCCGGAGGCTGTGAAGGGGTGCTGCTCTCATATTAGGACTCATGTGGGGATAGTCTAAGCCAGTGTCTCTCAACCTTTTTTGTAAAGTGACCAGCATTCTAGTCATCCTTAGAGGATAAGGGCCTCTATATTATAGGCCTGTATTTTGTCTCGACCAGGAAGTCCAGCATGAGTGTTTACTTATGTCCATTCAAATTGGGTAGAAGTCAACCTGTATCTGCTTTGCATAGAACGCCATCACACAGAGACCTGACTCACCAGTGTATGTTTATCTACCGGTTTCCCCCTCCACATTTCTGTCTCCAGGTAATGTCAGGAGCCTGAGCCCGTCTCTGTGGACTCTGACCCACCTCACTGCCCTACACATCGCTGACAACTGTCTGTCACGTATCCCACCTGACATTGCCAAACTACACAACCTGTTGTACCTGGATCTATCGTCCAATAAGATCAGGAGCCTGCCAGCAGAGCTCGGCAACATGGTGTCTCTCAGGTGATTCGCTGGGAACCATGATTCCCACGATTCACTTTGTTCTAAACTGGGCTTGTAACTGGTTGGTGCTGAAAGTAACCATTTTCCCATTTTAAAAAGCCTGTTTGGTTCACAGAAGATTTGCTTTTGCCTGTATTGATGACTGGTCAATGTGTTTATTGTTTATGGGAAGGTTGAGGAAGGGGCTGTATTGTCAGGGGGGCTAGTCTCTGACACTTTCGTTTCTATGTGTCCGCCCTCAACAGGGAACTGCTTTTAAATAACAACCAGTTGCGGGTTCTGCCATTTGAATTGGGGAAACTGTTTCAGTTACAAACACTGGGGTTGAAAGGTGAGTGTGGCTTATTGTCTTGGTAACAATTCTGTCCTAGAGACCCCATTGTTGATCCCCGTGGCATTTATTTGATGTCATTCAACATTGTGTTCTTCACTCCTAACAGGAAACCCACTTGCACAAGAAATCATGAGCTTGTACCAGGAGCATGATGGCACCAGGAAACTGCTCAACTACCTGCTGGACAATCTGGCAGGTTCAATAAAATGCAGTAAGTCTGCCTCTCACACACCGTTTTtaatattataaaaaataaagtacCAATGGCTAAGGTGGACAACCGTTTCCCCAGCCCCCACAGAGCAGCCCCCGTCCCGGTCGTGGATCGCACTCCAGGAGCCTGACCAGACGAGGCCTTCTGGTGAGAAGCCAGCAGACAGTCCctgtacacacagtaccccaGCACACAGCCTatcacaaaaaaaacacagttcAATATAAGTATAAATGAGGAGAAAAAAGCATTAAGGTGAATAAGATGCTATATCCTATTTCTCTCCCTGTTCCTCCCCATCAGCATTGTTTTCTGTTATGTGCTACAACGTGCTGTGTGATAAGTATGCCACACGCCAGCTCTACGGCTACTGCCCCTCCTGGGCCCTCAACTGGGAGTACAGGAAGAAGTCCATCATGCAGGAGATCATGAACTGCAGCGCTGACATCATCAGCCTACAGGTACATGTTTACCTCAACCAGGGCTAAACGTCTTCTGTCCTTTTGGTTTCTTTCTGATCAATTCATGTAACTGATTGCCCGGAGTGCGCACACTGGATTTCCCTGATACATGTTATGGGTGCATTCAGTCATATCTGTCCACTCATGTTATTGCTTTGTTTTCAACAGGAAGTGGAGACAGAGCAGTACTACCAGTACTTCCTGCCAGAGCTGAAGGAGCAGGGCTATGAGGGCTTCTTCAGCCCTAAGTCTCGAGCCAGAACCATGCATGAGTCAGACCGCAAACATGTGGACGGGTGCGCAGTATTCTACAGGACAGAAAAGTGAGTGCAACTGAAGTTCTGTCAATGCATCTTTTTTCCCCCTGACCACAATGCTCAATAGCTATGTATCCATACAactggcaacagattttcatttgaatataaaaaattACTAGTTACATGGGTTTCCATTGTATTTTCATCTCCGCTGATGGTTGTTATATAGTGAATGTGCCCTCTCTGGTCTTGACACGCCCTGAAGCCAACAGTTCGCAGATGGGATGGGTTggctacctacatgatgagaatattatggataagagcaatttatttgtcaaacagcagccaagcatcgatcatgtcaccagaataacacCTTTGATATTTATTGGAGAGGAACATAAAGCTCAtcaccatgcactttcaccaccctgaaGTCagtttaatctgtagcctaataacctGCATGCTTTTCcaagttgtagtgggaggacaacaCATCATCGCCTGACTCCCAAGTTTACTTCAATGTGATGGTTATcaatatttaattcattttaaacaCAAAGATCCTACCTTGTCTTCATTTGGAAAGTTAATCTGACATGTGCTGTTTCCGTCAGGCATTTCATGACTTTCTATCTGACTTAGTTTAGTAGCataaaggttggatggaaacctggatAGTGACAGACTTTTATAACTTCTCTCCCTGTCCACCcttgcttctctctctttcttgctctgtcctccctctctcaggtTCAGCGTGGTGCAGAAACACACGGTGGAGTTTAACCAGCTAGCCATGGCTAACTCGGAGGGTTCTGAGGCCATGCTCAACAGGGTCATGACCAAGGACAACATCGGAGTGGCCGTACTGCTGGAGGTCCGCAAGGAGATGATGGAGGAATCCTGTGAGTACTTATGGCCCTGTCCTATTTCTCACCCAAGACCCTGCCCGTGGTCCTGTCCTTTTTCTCACCCTAGACCCTGCCCGTGGCCCTGTCCTTTTTCTCACCCTCGACCCCACACCTAGCACCTGCCTCTTCATCTGGTTCTTACTCCTTTGGAGTTCATAAGACTGAACAAGTATAaatagggatgcaccgatatgacattttagTAGTACATTTAATACAACATATTGCTTTATTCTTGCATTCCAAAGGATCATTAGGCGTAGGTCAACTTTGGCAAATGTTGGCCGATGTAGTAACAGAAAATGAAAATACgtctgacactgaccaaaaaagttattttgttggcgtttgcgtatgtccccattaccagtaaaacataaacaaaacttatttctttcacttacaaccaggatttcatcatataTGTCAAACAGTGAAGTTTCAGCCCTGTCTGTCCATGGCCTCTTCAATCGTGGGTCCTCTTCTTGGGTGTGTGCTGttactgtgtccgtttccatcttgtctaACATTTCACAgtaaccctgtttcttgtctgcgtcgaagtagcggtccttgtacctagcatcgagcatgttaacgacacagtaaagaggctcagaatGCCACTGAATCACTTGTTCACAGCGTCTAGTAGAGTACGTTTGAAAGTTTTAACCCCAAGGTCTCTGTCGGCAATTTTGTTGCGCaggtgtttcaatgccatgaccgAGGGTATTgcgtctgctgcagacgcagcTGATCTTATTTCTCGGGTCAGTAgttcgaatggagctaggagtgtgttcatgttttcaGAGTCCACTGGTTTGTACTGATTGTTGCAGGTAACTCCTAGTCGGCAGCGTACACGCCAAGCACCCATTTTCGTTCCAGCAGGCTCTCCATGTAAATAGGATTGTTCCATCTGGTGGAAACATCTTTATTAAGCCTTTTAATTTTCACTCCAAGCTGCTCCTGTATTGCTTGCAGGTGGCTGTATGCTAGCGGTGAGTGTTTAAAATGACCCGCTATCTTCCTACCTGTTGCCACTGTCAGATATGCTGCATTGGGCACCAAAACACCTTAGTTCACAGACAGTTGCAGCGTGTGTGCCATGCATGGCAAACTGGCAACTCCGCATTCTTCCAAAGCCTTTGTCGTGTTACGTGCATTATCACGATTCACAGTGTACTTTTTGTGGGattttccaagtttcaaacattttctcaaatgccattgaaatggcagccgcggtatgagaaccagcacattcttgaacATGCAATATGGTTTTCctcagggaaataagtatttgacccctctgcaaacatgacttagtacttggtggcaaaacccttgttggcaatcagaggtcagacgtttcttgtagtgtgcaaacctggtggccaacatctcaggagggatttagtcccactcctctttgcagatcttctccaagtcattaaggtttcgatgCTGACGTTtgccaactcgaaccttcagctccctccacagattttctatgggattaaggtctgtagactggctaggccactccaggaccttaatatgcttctttttgagccactcctttgttgccttggccgtgtgttttgggtcattgtcatgctggaatacccttccatgacccattttcaatgccctggctgagggaaggagcttctcacccaagatttgacggtacatggccccatccatcgtccctttgatgcggtgaagttgtcctgtccccttagcagaaaacacccccaaagcataatgtttccacctccatgtttgacggtggggatggtgttcttggggtcataggcatcattcctcctcctccaagcacggcgagttgagttgatgccaaagagctccattttggtctcatctgaccacaacactttcacccagttgtcctctgaatgattcagatgttcattggcaaacttcagatgggcatgtatatgtgctttcttgagcagggggaccttgcgggcgctgcaggatttcagttcttcacggcgtagtgtgttaacaattgttttcttggtgactatggtcccagctgccttgaaatcattggcaATTTCCTCCCATGTATTTCTGGGCAGATTCCTCACCTTTCTCATGATCATtccaactccacgaggtgagatcttatacacacacacacacacacacacacacacacacacgagtcattctgagaatttaaccctgtggcactgCCAGACgtccggacaacagaccctccgatttgacacactgaactctgtctgagtagttggtgaaccaggcgaggcagtcatttgagaaaccaagactgagTCTGCCGATTTAaaaatgcagtgattgacagtgGAAAggcttggccaggttgatgacggaatgcacagtactgtcttatcgatggcggttatgatatcgtttaggaccttgagcgtggttgaggtgcacccatgaccagctcggaaaccagattgcatagtgaaggaacggtgggatttgaaatgattGGAgatctgttaacttggctttcgaagattttagaaaggcatggcaggatggatataggtctgtaacagtttgggtctagtgtctcccctttgaagagggggatgaccgcggcagctttccaatctttggggatctcagatgatacgagaGGTCCAACAGgcttgtaataggggttgcagCAATCTGTCGGGATCCGtgtttgggtgaaggagaagcgggggggctcGGGCAAGGtactgcggggggtgcagagctgttggccggggtagccaggtggaaagcatggccagctgtagaaaaatgctttttgaaattctcgattattgtagatttaacGGGGGTGTCagtatttcctagcctcagtgcagtgggcagctgggaggaggtgctcttattctccatggactttatggtgtcccaaaactttttggaattagtgctgcaggatgcaaatttcttttTTGAAAATGCCTTAGCTTtcctgactgtgtatattggtttttgacttccctgaaaagttgcatatcgcgagggctattcgatgctaatgcaatacgccacaggatgttgtgctggtcaagggcagtcaaacctggagtgaaccaagggctatatcttagttctacatattttttttaatggtgcatgcttatttaagatggtgaggaaagcacttttaaagaacaaccaggcatcctctactgtcggaatgaggtcaatatccttccaggatacccgggccaggtcaattagaatggcctgctcgctgaagtgttttagggagcggttgacagtgatgaggggtggtcccTTACGGACGCAGGCCccttacggacgcaggcaatgaggcagtgatcgctgagatcctggttgaagacagcggAGGTATATTTAAAGGGCAAGTTTGTCAGTATGTATTtcgggttgtacctggtaggttccttgataatttgtgagattgagagcatctagtttagattgtaggacggccggggtgttaagcatatcccagtttaggtcacctaacagtactgactctgaagatagatgggggcaatcaactCACATAAgttgtccagggcacagctgggggctgaggggggtctaacAAGTGGCAACAGGGAGACTTATTTCTAttaaggtggatttttaaaagtagaagctcaaactgtttgtgcacagacctggatagtatgacagaactctgcaggctatctctgcagtagatggCAACTCTGTCCCCTTTGGCAGTTTtatcttgacagaaaatgttgtTGGGGATGGAagtttcagaatttttggtggcctatCTAAGCCAGGAGTCAGACACGGCTAGGCCATCAGGGTTAGCGGAGTGTGCTACAGCAGTGAATAAAATaaatttagggaggaggcttctgatgctaacatgcatgaaaccaaggcttttacggttacagatgTCAACAAATGGGAGCGCCTGGGTAATGGGTGTGatgctgggggctacagggcctgggttaacctctacatcaacagagaagtaggataagggtacggctaaaggctataagaactggtcgtctagtgtgtTGGGGACAGAAAATAAAAGGGGCAGGTTTCTGGGCCTGATAGAATAGATTAAGGGCATAAtctacagacaagggtatggtaggagtGAGTCCAGTGGGGGtcaacctaggcattgagtgacgatgagagagcttgcatctctggagacaccagctaagccaggtgaggtctctcCATGTGTGGGGtgtgacaaaagagctatctaaggcatgttgagctgGACTAGGGGCTCTATAGTGAAATAAAACTAACCATAATAGCagaagacaaggcatattgacattagagaaaggcatgtgtagccgagtgatcctagggtccaatgagcagcaatggGCAAGTCCGGTAGTCGCTACGTTGCGAGCCGAGCCGGAGCCACGGCGTTCAGAAAGCTTGCGGGCTGGGGCTAGCAGTCTTCAGTGACAACgcaagagcctgttgaaaccacatcggacgattacgtcagcagaccagtcgtgatggattggcaGGGCTCCATGTtggcaataaagggtccaggccaattggcaaaagaggtattctAGCAGATGAATTAGCGGGtatacctcttcggctagccggaagatgggcctagctcaaggctaactggtgcttgcctCAGGACAGAGGCGTTAACCAGCTAGCACGCTGCGATGATTCGGTGTAATAgcccagagcttgcggcaggaatctggtgatgtggtggagaaaagcagtccaATATCGCGCTGTGCAAACTGGCTGGTATTGACCGAGCTAAAGGTGAAGACCTCTAACAGCtagttagctggttagcttctgatggaggttccagttataatgtataaaaatagcagatctgtaCCTCATTGGGTGGGGCGGGTtccaggaaagtatatttagatcgtaggtggaaagtgagattaaaatatatactgaataaaaatgatGAGACCGACGATTTACATGGGACAAGACAAACAATTCTGACTGCTACACCATTTTGGATTCGTAAaaatctgatcctcaacacgagggCCTCTCAGGGGtccgtgctcagtcccctcctgtactccctgttcacccatgactgcatggccaggcactaCTCCAACACCAAGTTTGCCGACGGcacaagtggtaggcctgatcactgacaacgatgagaaggtcagagacctggtcatgtggtgccaggtaaacaacctctccctcaacgtgatcaagacaaaggagatgattgcgcactacaggaaaaggaggacagagctcGCCTgcattctcatcgacgggtctgtagtggaggaggttgagagattcaagttccttgtctacatcaccaatgaactatcatgctCAAAACAGACTTAaatgggcacgacaaaacctatttccccctcaggagactgaaaagatttggcatgggtcctcacatcctcaaatggttctacagctgcaccattgagagcatcctgactggttacatcactgcctggtatggcaactgctcggcctctgaccgcaaggcactacagagggtagtgcgtatggcccagtacatcactggggccaagcttccaggacctctataccaggcggtgtcagaggaaggccttagaAATTGTCAGCCTCCAGCTtccctagtcagactgttctctctgctaccgcacggcatgcGGTACCGCTTGCTTGGTCTGGTCCAAAAGGCTTAACagctttaccccccccccctgccaGAGCCATAGGACACTTGAACAGATTATCAAATGGCTTCCCATATTATTTGTTGTCGTCCCCACCTCACCCCCtcatttacgctgctgctactctctggttatttatgcatagtcacttgaactccacctacatgtacatattacctcgacaaaCCTGTTCCCCCCGCTCTTTGACTGTACCGatttccccctgtatatagcctctccacagttatttttctgctgctctttaaccatcaatgcagttaagaaaaagtATTAAGTAAAAAATTGTAAAATGATACAAGCCCGTAACGTTAAttttaagtaaacatttcactaaggtctagaggtcgaccaattaatcggaatggccgattttaattagggccgatttcaagttttcataacaatcagcatttttggagactgatcatggccgattacattgcactccacgaggagactgcgtggcaggcttgactacctgttatgcgagtgcagcaagaagccaaggtaaggtgctagctagcattaaacctatcttataaaaaacgatcaatcttaacaatcactagttaactaccaGTAATATcaacacatggttgatattactggttgatattactagtttatctagcttgtcctgtgttgcatataatagatgcggtgcctgttaatttatcattgaatcacagcctacttcgccaaacgagtgatttaacaagcacattcgtgaaaaaagcactgtcgttgcaccgaTGTACCTAACTATAAACATCGACTTTCttaatcaatacacaagtatatatttttaaacctgcatatttagttaatattgcctggtaacatgaatttcttttaactagggaaattgtcacttctcttgcgttctgtgcaacagtcagtgtatatgcagcagtttgggctgcctggctcgttgcaagctgtgtgaagaccatttcttcctaacaaagacagccaacttcgccaaaaggggggtgatttaacaaaagcgcatttgcgaaaaaaggacaatcgttgcacgaatgtacctaaccataaacatcaatgcctttcttaaaatcaatacacagaagtatattttttttaaacctgcatatttagttaaaagaaattcatgttattAGAACgtccaatagtcaaaggtgtatgaaatacaaatgttatagagaaatagtcctataataactacaacctaaaacttcttacctgggaatatttaagactcatgttaaaagcaACCACCAGCTTTcttatgttctcatgttctgagcaaggaacttaaacgttagcttttttacatggtacttattgcacttttactttcttctccaaatctttgtttttgcattatttaaaccaaattgaacatgttttatttgagactaaattgatttttattgatgtattatattaagttaaaatatgttcattgttcattcagtattgtaattgtcattaatATTTGTATATAAAAATCgccatttttattttacaaatcggtatcggctttttttggtcctccaataatcgttatcggtgttgaaaaatcataatcggtcgacctctaaggTCTACATCTGTATTCGACCCATGTGAAAAATATAATTTTGATTTGaatatcatagcaaagggtctgaatacttaaaggtatttctgctttttatttttaatacatttgcaaacgttTCTAATCcggttttagctttgtcattatgggatattgtgtgtagtttgttGTTTTAAAAAACAACTAACAATGTGGTAGAAAGTCAAGGGGCTGTGACttatttccaaatgcactgtatgtgtaatCAATGAACTCAAATATTTTACACTGTCGCGTCATTGGCCTGGGCTATTGTTTGAATTCAAGACCAGATTGATCTGTTTGTCGTTGTCCGAGTAGCCAAAGCCCGGGGCCTGTGATTTTCTTAATCTGGCCCAGTGTGTACCACAACTCCTTTACTTCAATCCTAGAACTTCAAAAGGGGAGTGACTGCTGCGCTTCCCTGGCTTAAGTTTTCCTTGGCTGTGCTTTACCTTTAAAGTAAACCCcaaacttctctctctcctctccagcggGGAAGTCTCTGCACGGCATGGAGAAACAGCTCCTACTGGTGGCCAATGCCCACATGCACTGGGACCCAGAGTACTCTGACGTCAAGCTGGTTCAGACCATGATGTTCCTGTCTGAGGTGAAAAACATTGTGGACAAGGCCACACGCAGCCTCaaactctcctctgtctctggggAGACCAACAGCATCCCTCTAGTGCTTTGTGCTGACctcaactctctaccagactctGGTGAGTGACTGAGTTAGAAAGGAAGCGAAACGTACAAGCAAGCAGTGTAGTGATGGGCTCACTAGCTGCCTGTTAGGTGATGGTTACTGTGAATGAAGTAATAAAGACACTTGTCCACCTCGCTTGTGTTCAGTAGGGCAATGGAAAATGAACATCTGTCTTATTGGATGTTTAGTTGGCTCGTTCCCCCCCATATTGAACAGGACCCATGTAAATCCCTACCGTCTCTCCCCAGGCGTGGTGGAGTACCTGAGTCAAGGTGGAGTGGACTGCACCCACAAGGACTTCAAGGAGCTGCGCTACCTCGACAGCCTCACCAACTTTAACTGCAACGGCAAGAACGGGAACTCCACGTCCAACTCGAGGATCACCCACGGCTTCAAGCTGAAGAGCGCCTACGAGGACAGCCTGATGCCTTACACCAACTACACCTTCGACTTCAAGGTGAGGGAGGCGCTCAAGCACATCTGAAGCACTCTCGGAGGCCTTCTCTTGACATATTACAGGTTGCTGTTTGATCTAGTCCTGATTAGTCAGGAAATCTTGGTTTTCTGACATTAAAATTGACCTATCTCCCACTGTTGTCAGTCTT is a window encoding:
- the LOC115205405 gene encoding CCR4-NOT transcription complex subunit 6, whose amino-acid sequence is MPKEKYDPPDPRRMYTIMSTEEAANGKKSYWPELEITGNVRSLSPSLWTLTHLTALHIADNCLSRIPPDIAKLHNLLYLDLSSNKIRSLPAELGNMVSLRELLLNNNQLRVLPFELGKLFQLQTLGLKGNPLAQEIMSLYQEHDGTRKLLNYLLDNLAGSIKCTPTEQPPSRSWIALQEPDQTRPSALFSVMCYNVLCDKYATRQLYGYCPSWALNWEYRKKSIMQEIMNCSADIISLQEVETEQYYQYFLPELKEQGYEGFFSPKSRARTMHESDRKHVDGCAVFYRTEKFSVVQKHTVEFNQLAMANSEGSEAMLNRVMTKDNIGVAVLLEVRKEMMEESSGKSLHGMEKQLLLVANAHMHWDPEYSDVKLVQTMMFLSEVKNIVDKATRSLKLSSVSGETNSIPLVLCADLNSLPDSGVVEYLSQGGVDCTHKDFKELRYLDSLTNFNCNGKNGNSTSNSRITHGFKLKSAYEDSLMPYTNYTFDFKGVIDYIFYSKPQLNVLGILGPLDSNWLHENNISGCPHPHIPSDHFSLFTQLELLLPSTLPQGQVNNQVNGVHLPGGRR